The Haliotis asinina isolate JCU_RB_2024 chromosome 16, JCU_Hal_asi_v2, whole genome shotgun sequence DNA segment ACTGATGGATTGTTGGGGATAATGGGAGATAATGGATACACTGTTGGATTGGTGGAAGCTGAGTGGATGGATGTTGGGTGGGTTTTTGATGAATGATGGATTGACAGAGGAGGTATGGGTGATTGAgtggacagatggatggaccGTGGTATAAAGCCTCCGGATGGTCAGAATGGTGAATAGATGAATGGATGAATTGATGGAGTACGTATGGTTTGATTCATTTGGAAATAGGAGGGTGAATATGCAGATGGACGATCGTGCGAATGGAAGGTCGGATTGATCCCTGAGCGGGTGGAACGTCTTTGTGAATGGATGGAACAACGTTTACATTATTGAATTCACATTGAAAGGATGTACGTACAATGCTGTAGTTAAAATATTACCTGTGATTATTCCTCAATGTGTCAGAATTTCCCACTAAAGGTTTCAGCCTCTCGCCCATATGGATGTACATACAGTAAGTGATTTTTCAGAGATATGTGGTAATCTTGAAAGTTGTTCTTTACTGATTTTTCCTTTCCTTCAGGGAACGCATACGAAACCGACAACAGCACCTGTGAGTATATTCACTATTTTTACTTCTAACGGGTTTGTGACGGCGTTTGGAGTGTAACCgtcatatattacatatatgtagGAAATGTTGGCCCCACATTCATGTGGAATCTTCAGATTTAGCGTAACAACAATGAACGGCCAGATTAGGAGAAAGATGGAAAGACGTCGGATGCATAATTTGGTAGATGAAGGATAAATGGGTGAATATATGATAGATGGGTAGATGGGATCTGATGGACGATAGTGAGCGGAATATGGACGGACATGTAGTTGGAGTGGTGAGTGATGGGCGGGCAGCTGATGGATGGATTGATGGAGGGATAGAGAAGCGTAGGTATGGAGGATCGGTAAGGTGACTGCATTATGGCTGATGCACGATTTAAGAAATGGATGAAAGAATTGATGGGCGGATggtaaaacaaatcaaaacatggGTTGGTGGACTGATGGAGTGTTGGAGATGATGGCTGATAGGAGATTGTATAGGTGTATTAGATGATGAATGATGATTGTATACACGATGTATTGCTATAAGGCATGATTGATGGATGATGGAAGGGTTTAGGAATAAATTACCACAAGGTTCTGAAAGATGCTTTCATAAATTCGATAATATTGTCTAACAATACACACCCATTGTCTAACAATTGGAGGAATGCATCACACGTCACCATTCACAGAAACGGTTAGAGCATATTTTCCCACTCCCAAAAGAATCTCATAGCACGATGGTCGACAGCATTTACAGCGGAAACCTCCCTGTGTCCCCAAATACATGCACGGTAACTTACCACACCATCGTATCATATTACTTAGCGTACGTTGTTTACGCCATTCCCCCAAGTGCTTTTAAATTATATTTACAAATACGAAGGCATAAAACTCTGTTGGCAGACTTTGCCGCCACAACAGCCATGGCATGATAATCAAGATTTGAGCAATAGACGCAAACAATTATATAAACTATCAACTATTTCTAAAAGCGAGTTACCAACCATAAAAAACACGTGTTCTTTGTACACTGCTATGTCTTAAATGTACAACCTTAGATTAAGCATTATCAATGTATATACCATTCTCCACACTCCTGTTGTTTAAAATGTGCAACAAATGATTTAATTCCTCTGGTGATTCAGCAAGCAGTATAAGATCATTAGCATAGGTTGCAATAGTAGTACCATCAAAAGAAATACCAATACCACTCTCTTCCAGTTTGTTAAGCAGGTCattaatgaaaaacataaacaataatgGAGAGAGTAGACAGCCTTACTTTAAGCCTTGATTAACATTAAACCAAGATGTTAAGATAACGTCGGCACGAACACTACATTTTACCATAACATAGAGAGACTGAAGAGCTACAAAACATTTTCCCTTTCACGCCAGTATCACATACTTTCTTCCACAGCACATTTCTATCGATACAGTCACACGCTTTCTTAAAATCAACCAAAGCAACAAAAGTATTCTTTCTGTTACATTTTCTATTTTCAATAAATGAGCAAACATAGTCAACGTGATCAGTAGTGGTTCTCTTTTTCCGAACACCGTTTTGCATATCACTCACAATACCAGTAGAGTCAGTCCAGCACTGTAACCGATTATTCAGAATATTACAGTACAATTTGTACATGGAGTTGGTGAGGGTCAAGCCCCGATATGACATAGGATCCATAGAATCTAAAGTTGAACATTTGGGAATTGGATTTATGATACCCGTAGCCCAGGTCGTAGATATTTCCCTGTAATAAAACATACATTGAAAACATAATGAAGTGCCTTGATAACACTTTGTCACTCACTGGGGATACCATCAACACCAGGCGCCTTGTTGTTGTGGCTTCTATCTACTGCAGGCGTGACCTCAAACAGGTAATCTTAGCGTGGATCAGCACATGCATCTCGTCAGATTCATCAGTATTAAACATCAGGGCACGGTTTTTACACATCAGTGTTCCCATTCAACAATTTACAGTAGTCATTCTTCCATCTAAAATATCCGCCCAATTTACAAACACACTCCCATTTTCCCTATACACTTTCATAGGTATCTGCCTTCTCCtttcaccaccaacaccaaccTTACCTATATTCTTCCAGAACTCTCTATCATTATTATCACACATTTCACCTAATCGTTCACTTTCCTCTCGCATGTACGCACGTTTTGCAGCTTGCACCCCTTTGTCAAACAGCTTACGTTTTCTCAAAAAGCAGTGATTAAGATACACTCTCTCATTTCCCCGACTTCTACACTTACGCCACTTTCTCTCTGACTCACATTTCATTCCACAACACACGTATACCATCAGCCCACCAAGGCTTTCTCACACGACGCCTTTTATTACTCTTACCACCACATACAACATAGGGACATGACCTTAACCCATTGCGCATCTCTCTCTGCACCAGATTCGTCAATCTCTCTGAGTACTGGTCAAAGTTACCAGTTGACCCACCAAAGGTGTAAAATAACagcattttcttcatttttacaTTCAACCGATTCTAAAAAAAGTTCGATGTGTCAAAACGTGTTGCATATACAGTTTCTTGGTAGCTCTATAAATGCATCTAAGGCATGATTCATGAATGATGGCACGGTTTAGGACTAAATGATGGATAAACGGGTGGAGTGGAGGATAGGATAGGTTGAAGAATTAGGGCTGATACAAGGTATAAGAAATGGGCTGAGAATGACGGAATGAAATTATCCGTGGATAGTGGAAGAGATCAgtgaatgggttgctgaactgATGGACTGTTGGGGATATTGGCTGAGATTGATTGATGAATTGTGGATACAACGATTGAGTATTGAAGTCTGGGTTGATGGATGGTGGATGGGCTTAGTGATAAATGATGTATTGACGGAGGAGgtatgagtgattgagtggacagatggatggaccGAGGTACAAAGCCTCTGGATTGGCGGTACGGAGGATGTATGGATGGAGAATTATATGTATGGGTTGATTCATGGCGAAATGGGCGGATGAATATGCTATGGACGATTATGCGGATGGAAGGTTGGATGGATCCCTGAGCGGGTGGAGCTGCTTTGCTCATGGATGGAACAACGTTTACACTATCGAATCTACATTGAAGGGATGTACGTATGTAATGCTGTAGTTACAATATCACCTCTCATTAATCCTCAATGTGTCAGAATTTCCCACTAAAGGCTCCAGTCTCTCCCTCATGTGGATGTACATACAAGTGATTTTTAGAGACATGTTGTAATCTTGAAAGTTGTTCTTTACTGAGTTTTTCCTTTCCTTCAGGGAACACATACGAAACCGACAACAGTACCTGTGAGTATATTCACTATTTTAAGTTTTAGATTGTTTGTGACGGCGTTTGAAGTGTACCCTTTGTATATTACATTTAACTAGGAAATACTGACTCAGCTGTCATTTGAATTCTTCAACTTCAGTTTGAGCTTGTACCAACAATGAACGGGCAGAATGGGGGATAGATGGAAAGACGTCGGATGCATCGTTTGGAAGATGAAGTGGGGAGTAGGTGGATGGATGACTGATGTGCGGATGGACTTATAGATGGATAGGTGATGAATGATCTGATGGACGATAGTGGGCGGAATATAGACGGACATGTAGATGGAGGGATGAAggatggacggatggatgggtggatgggagGAGAGGCGTAGGTGTGGAGGATTGGAAAGGTGGATGCATCATGGCTGATACAGGATTTTACAAATGAATGGGAATGGATGAAAGATTTTACAGGTGGATGGTAAAAGAATTCAACAGATGACTTGCTGGTCCGATGGAGTGTTGGAGATGATGGCTGATAGGAGATTGTATGGGTGTATTAGATGCTGAATGCTGAATACACCGATGGATTGCTATAAAGAATGGTTGATGGATGATGGCACGATTTAGGACTAAATGATGGATAAACGGGTGGAGAGGTCGACGGGCTGACATGTGGAGGATAGGATAGGTTGAAGAATTAGGGCTGATACAAGGTATAAGAAATGGGCTGAGAATGACGGAATGAAATTATCCGTGGATAGTGGAAGAGATCAgtgaatgggttgctgaactgATGGACTGTTGGGGATAATGGCTGAGGGACGGGTGGATGACTGTATTGATTGATGAATTGTGGATACAACGATTGAGTATTGAAGCCTGGGTTGATGGATGGTGGATGGGCTTAGTGATAAATGATGGATCGGCGGAGGAagtatgagtgattgagtggacagatggatggaccGAGGTACAAAGCCTCTGGATTGGCGGTATGGAGGATGTATGGATGGAGAATTATATGTATGGGTTGATTCATGGCGAAATGGGCGGATGAATATGCTATGGACGATTATGCGGATGGAAGGTTGGGGGGATCTCTGAGCGGGTGGAGCTACTTTGCTCATGGATGGAACAACGTTTACACTATCGAATCTACATTGAAGGGATGTACGTATGTAATGCTGTAGTTACAATATCACCTCTCATTAATCCTCAATGTGTCAGAATTTCCCACTAAAGGCTCCAGTCTCTCCCCCATGTGGATGTACATACAAGTGATTTTTAGAGACATGTTGTAATCTTGAAAGTTGTTCTTTACTGAGTTTTTCCTTTCCTTCAGGGAACACATACGAAACCGACAACAGTACCTGTGAGTATATTCACTATTTTAAGTTTTAGATTGTTTGTGACGGCGTTTGAAGTGTACCCTTTGTATATTACATTTAACTAGGAAATACTGACTCAGCTGTCATTTGAATTCTTCAACTTCAGTTTGAGCTTGTACCAACAATGAACGGGCAGAATGGGGGATAGATGGAAAGACGTCGGATGCATCGTTTGGAAGATGAAGTGGGGAGTAGGTGGATGGATGACTGATGTGCGGATGGACTTATAGATGGATAGGTGATGAATGATCTGATGGACGATAGTGGGCGGAATATAGACGGACATGTAGATGGAGGGATGAAggatggacggatggatgggtggatgggagGAGAGGCGTAGGTGTGGAGGATTGGAAAGGTGGATGCATCATGGCTGATACAGGATTTTACAAATGAATGGGAATGGATGAAAGATTTTACAGGTGGATGGTAAAAGAATTCAACAGATGACTTGCTGGTCCGATGGAGTGTTGGAGATGATGGCTGATAGGAGATTGTATGGGTGTATTAGATGCTGAATGCTGAATACACCGATGGATTGCTATATGATGGCACGATTTAGGACTAAATGATGGATAAACGGGTGGAGAGGTCGACGGGCTGACATGTGGAGGATAGGATAGGTTGAAGAATTAGGGCTGATACAAGGTATAAGAAATGGGCTGAGAATGACGGAATGAAATTATCCGTGGATAGTGGAAGAGATCAgtgaatgggttgctgaactgATGGACTGTTGGGGATAATGGCTGAGGGACGGGTGGATGACTGTATTGATTGATGAATTGTGGATACAACGAATGAGTATTGAAGTCTGGGTTGATGGATGGTGGATGGGCTTAGTGATAAATGATGTATTGACGGAGGAGgtatgagtgattgagtggacagatggatggaccAAGGTACAAAGCCTCTGGATTGGCGGAATGGATGTAGATACAGCAAGTGATTTTTCAGAGATATGTGGTATTCTTGAAAGTTGTTCTTTACTGATTTTTTCCTTTCCTTCAGGGAACACATACGAAACCGACAACAGTACCTGTGAGTATATTCACTATTTTAAGTTTTAGATTGTTTGTGACGGCGTTTGGAGTGTAAcctttatatattatatatatgtaggAAATACTGGCCCAACATTCAGTTTGAGCTTGTACCAACAATGAAAGGCCAGATTAGGAGAAAGATGGAAAGACGTCGGATGCATAATTTGATAGATGAAGATAAATGGGTGAATATGTGATAGATGGGTAGATAGCAGATGGACTTATAGATGGATAGGTGATGAATGATCTGATGGACGATAGTGGGCAGAATTTTGGACGGACATGTAGATGGAGGGATGAAggatggacggatggatgggtggagggGTAGAGAGGCGCAGACATGGAGGATTGGAAAGGTGGATGCATCATGACTGATGCACGATTTTACAAATGAATGGGAATGGATGAAAGATTTTATAGGTGGATGGTAAACGAATTTAATAGATAACTTGCTGGATTGATGGAGTGTTGGAGATGATGGCTGATAGGAGATTGTATGGGTGTATTAGATGCTGAATGCTGAATACACCGATGGATTGCTATAAAGAATGGTTGATGGATGATGGCACGGTTTAGGACTAAATGATGGATAAACGGGTGGAGAGGTCGACGGGTTGACACGTGGAGGATAGGATAGGTTGAAGAATTAGGGCTGATACAAGGTATAAGAAATGGGCTGAGAATGACGGAATGAAATTATCCGTGGATAGTGGAAGAGATCAgtgaatgggttgctgaactgATGGACTGTTGGGGATAATGGCTGAGGGACGGGTGGATGACTGTATTGATTGATGAATTGTGGATACAACGATTGAGTATTGAAGCCTGGGTTGATGGATGGTGGATGGGCTTAGTGATAAATGATGGATCGGCGGAGGAagtatgagtgattgagtggacagatggatggaccGAGGTACAAAGCCTCTGGATTGGCGGTATGGAGGATGTATGGATGGAGAATTATATGTATGGGTTGATTCATGGCGAAATGGGCGGATGAATATGCTATGGACGATTATGCGGATGGAAGGTTGGGGGGATCTCTGAGCGGGTGGAGCTACTTTGCTCATGGATGGAACAACGTTTACACTATCGAATCTACATTGAAGGGATGTACGTATGTAATGCTGTAGTTACAATATCACCTCTCATTAATCCTCAATGTGTCAGAATTTCCCACTAAAGGCTCCAGTCTCTCCCCCATGTGGATGTACATACAAGTGATTTTTAGAGACATGTTGTAATCTTGAAAGTTGTTCTTTACTGAGTTTTTCCTTTCCTTCAGGGAACACATACGAAACCGACAACAGTACCTGTGAGTATATTCACTATTTTAAGTTTTAGATTGTTTGTGACGGCGTTTGAAGTGTACCCTTTGTATATTACATTTAACTAGGAAATACTGACTCAGCTGTCATTTGAATTCTTTAACTTCAGTTTGAGCTTGTACCAACAATGAACGGGCAGAATGGGGGATAGATGGAAAGACGTCGGATGCATCGGTTGGAAGATGAAGTGGGGAGTAGGTGGATGGATGACTGATGTGCGGATGGACTTATAGATGGATAGGTGATGAATGATCTGATGGACGATAGTGGGCGGAATATAGACGGACATGTAGATGGAGGGATGAAggatggacggatggatgggtggatgggagGAGAGGCGTAGGTGTGGAGGATTGGAAAGGTGGATGCATCATGGCTGATACAGGATTTTACAAATGAATGGGAATGGATGAAAGATTTTACAGGTGGATGGTAAAAGAATTCAACAGATGACTTGCTGGTCCGATGGAGTGTTGGAGATGATGGCTGATAGGAGATTGTATGGGTGTATTAGATGCTGAATGCTGAATACACCGATGGATTGCTATATGATGGCACGATTTAGGACTAAATGATGGATAAACGGGTGGAGAGGTCGACGGGTTGACATGTGGAGGATAGGATAGGTTGAAGAATTAGGGCTGATACAAGGTATAAGAAATGGGCTGAGAATGACGGAATGAAATTATCCGTGGATAGTGGAAGAGATCAgtgaatgggttgctgaactgATGGACTGTTGGGGATAATGGCTGAGGGACGGGTGGATGACTGTATTGATTGATGAATTGTGGATACAACGATTGAGTATTGAAGTCTGGGTTGATGGATGGTGGATGGGCTTAGTGATAAATGATGGATTGACGGAGGAGgtatgagtgattgagtggacagatggatggaccAAGGTACAAAGCCTCTGGATTGGCGGAATGGATGTAGATACAGCAAGTGATTTTTCAGAGATATGTTGTAATCTTGAAAGTTGTTCTTTACTGATTTTTTCCTTTCCTTCAGGGAACACATGGGAACATGACAGGAGCACCTGTGAGTATATTCACTTTTTTTACTTTAGTTTGTTTGTGACGGCGTTTGGAGTGTACCCTTTTATATTACATTTAACTATGAAAAACTGGTCCAACATTTATGTGGAGTTTTCAGGTTCAGTTTGAGCTTGTACCAACAATGCACGGCCGGATTCGGAGATGTTGCACTGCATTGCACTGCACTCAAACGAATAGGTGTATACGCGATAGATTGGCAGATGGTGGATAGACTGTTGGATTTATCTATGATGAATGGTCTGATGGATATATGGTAGGCGGAGTTTTGGCGGATATACCGACTGAGTGATGAAAAATGGATTGAAAGTAGATGGGTAAGGTATATGGCGAAGGAGGAAGTATGGAAAGACTGGTTGATCGACAGGCGAATAGATGGATGGGCGGGTGAAAGGGTAGACATGCGCACTTGTGGAGCAATGGATTAGATAGACGATTTACGACTCAGGAATGACTTTATAAATCTTTGGTGAAGTGACTAATAGATatatggatggatggttggttgAAGAAATCAGTGGACGCATTAATGGGTGTTTTGGTTGAGAATGACGGATActgattttcatttaaaacatgtCAAGTTTGTGAATCGAAACAAGGCCATTTCCTGGTATATCTGTGTGCTTGGGGATAATTCATGTTTCTGTGAGAGCAAATATTCCTGGACATTGTGTACGTATATGTTTGATTTACAATACAAACGCTTATAACGAAAgtacattttcaatattttcacgGGTTCAATGTTCTCGGTAGACTGGGTGAGTAATGTACAAACCACGGAAAATTTACCTATCCACTTACAGAAGAAAACGAATGTCACATGCTTCAGACACGGGGAGCATGGGGTGTTATTATAGATGCACACGATGTCACAAATATAAACAAGTACAAGCACGAGGACAACcataaatttatgaaactgcTTTACACATTTCAGGGCAAGACTAGCACTGTGACATCATCGACCATCGGGATAGTTCTCTCCGTTGGGGGCGTGGCCGTTATAAGACAAGTGCTGTAGACCGGGTTCCTGTACGCAGTCAAAGGAAAGTGCCCATCACTAATACATTTGCTTTTTAGAATATTAGGCAACAAAGGTATTTGTTTATTGAGATGACGACTGACTTTGTCTCACCTACTTTGTCTCACCTGTACCCTTATTTCCATACATTCCTATTCCAAATCGCCATGATTAAGATTCCCAACGACGCCTTTGCTACTTGTAATCACAAAGAGCAACTGCAGTATGTGTAATAGGTTTACAAGTAGCTCTCTCGTGGCAATGACTTGGGTTCGCGTGATCACATGCCGTGATGTAGTGACTAATATACCGCTGATTATGATCCTGCCATCTGCCTAGTGATAGAACATTGTTCTACTTTTGTTCTGCAGTATACGGAAATGACCTTATAATATCTGTTTTTGTTCTGTAATTCACAGAGACGATCTTgtaatatacacagtcactgttCTGTAATACACTGAAATGATGTTGTAATATGACACTGTTTCTGAAACTCAAAGAAAAGACGTTGTAATATGCACTGTTTCTACTCTGTAATTGACTAAACTGTTGCATAGAATACACTGTGTCTGTTCTGTAATTCACAAAAATCATCTAAGACTTGCAATATACACTGGTTCTGTAATATATGGAAATGGCCTTGTTTTTATATGATGTTTCTGTTCTGTAATAAACAAAAGTGATaatgtagccttgtggttaaagcgttcgctcgccacgccaaaAACCCTAGTTCGATTTTTCACAATGTGTGcagtccatttcaggtgtcgCATACTGCTTGAATTGTGCCTTAAGGGACGTAAACGAATACTAACTCATTTAGTATAGAATCCAGACCGGTTGCCTTTCGTATTCACAGGACCTCTGTCATGTTCTTGCTATGTGTTGAACCTGATGCACATGGTAAGACATACCTGAAGACGGATATTAACCCGACACGTGTTTCCTAAATAAATATCTGTATTGGGAAAAGGGACATAAAGGCATTGATGACATATGCTGGGCACGGTTAAGGACTTCAAGAGGGATGCTCAACGAATCAGAAAACAAATATCGGAACGCAACTGATAAGATcttgaaataaataaggtttTGCGTCACATCTACCTGACATGGCTGCAGTATTGTGCTGCAGTGTCTAGTGACCATTCTTTGATCAATACGGAGTACAGTCACCCAGCCATGGTAATACCAGCCCATAACTTAACCATCCCAGCAAATAATCTCTCTTGAGCTCTCAGGTTGACACTGACGTCTATGTCGACGTCGCCAAAGGCCACTCCCAAGAAGGAAGTACAAAGTGGACAAAAGATGACACGTGGCAGGCAACAGTTTTGATGTTAACAATATGATGCCTGTTTGCAACATGACTCACGGGATTTGACCGCCCACCTTGCACGTGACGAACTTTCAATCGTCTGTCACGAAACTATTACTCCAGTTGCCGATGAACGGTTGCACCAATATATATCCCGGTTTGAGCTCGACTGCATGGCACTCTTGTATGACTGACCGTGGGGAGTTATCAACCTTTTCAGTTTGATAGGGCCCATTCCATACTCATCACACGCAgggtgcgaaatagtttccaaatagtACTAGTCACACGGGCTAGCGTTGCTGGAAAGCTATTAGCCTACAAGGTGATTTACTAGCCCCAAATTTGAGAGTAGAAACTGagcaaaagattacaaaaagaATAGATGAGAATAAGACATTGTCGGCATGACATGGGTcgcatcattaagctgctaatatgataaatatttgtatcaGACCATAACATTGCATGATTTCATAGTATCTTATTACGTAACACGTCGGTTAGAGTGATATAGTTACGAAATgatcccatgaaaattcactaccCAGTCGGGCCTGTGATTTTATTGATAATTacattatgaaaacaagttTCTAAATTATTCTCAGTTtcttaaaatataataaaataggAGACCAGAGACTTGCtacattttcaaactgtacatgtgATGATAAGGACTTGCCACCTATTTTTATACGTGGCTGCATTGGTGTATATGTTTCAGGGTGTGTTTGGCAGACTATCCTATATCTAATCCGGGACAAAGTTGGGACACGTGATAATGGACATAAGCTGGTTATCTTTAATTTGCTATCAGCTTCTGTGTATTAAATCGATCTCTGTGTGAAAAAGAATACCAAATCCTCCGGGGACAGAAAATCTAAACCATGACTTATCAGAACTGTCTCAGCGTAAATCCCTTTTTATAAACGACTTTAACTACAACAACCAGAAAGAGCTCTGCCGCGACACTGAAGACTGGCACGATAATGTAAGTCCCGTAGTGGTATCAGCATGGCTTAGAAAGATGGTTGTCGTTGACACAGGTGACAAATAGACTGTGCTATCACAACACTCTGGCAGATGCCTACTTTGAACTACATGGCGTTACATTTCCAACCCTCGTCTCACTGGAGTGACTGAGAGAATGAATGAGCTGAGTTTAATGCCTCTATGAATTGTATTCTTGTTGTATCACGTGTGATACAACTTTAACTCGACCGAAAATTATTTTCCTATGACCTAGTTCACCCATTGCCATTCTGAGACATTCATAACTAATTGGTCAAAACAGTATCACCGGGTACCTCGTAAGTTCGGGCACCGTTAATTCAGACACCACTAATCCGTGCCTAACTCTTACAGGACCTTCATATACCGTCATATATACTTAAGGAGTTGATTAAACAGCTCCTGTATTTGTACAATGATATGTCTTCCACACGTACATAAATTTTTTAAGGCGACCAGGATGGGAAAAACATGGGGTTTTCCTTATGTCCCTTTGATTCATAAAAAAACCGACAAAATGATTGGAATCAGTGTTCATGATGATAAGGGCTCCTTTTAAACCAAAACCATACTTTCATACAAAATCATGTCTGTACAAGTATGGCCCTGGAATGTTAAATTTTGAATTCATTGGTGTCAGTGAAtataaaaaatgtcattttgcatGTCTGACAAGACTCAAGGTCAAAACTAAggactgtgtgtgtgttaagTATTATAACTGATAGAAATTTATCAAGATTCGCTAATTCGTTAATCCAGAAAATAGTTATCACCATGCACGATTGCATACGAAAGGTTCCATCAAGAGTATCGAGGTCCCACAAATGTTAATGTTTCTTAAACTACCATCTTAAAATACGGATATTCTGCAAAGGTGAATATAATAACACTATTCGGATTGAATCA contains these protein-coding regions:
- the LOC137268029 gene encoding uncharacterized protein isoform X2, which gives rise to MRAIIPLLMLTVCVAVMKTPVEAATTIGTHTKPTTAPGTHTKPTTVPGTHTKPTTVPGTHTKPTTVPGTHGNMTGAPGKTSTVTSSTIGIVLSVGGVAVIRQVL
- the LOC137268029 gene encoding integumentary mucin C.1-like isoform X1 — translated: MRAIIPLLMLTVCVAVMKTPVEAATTIGTHTKPTTAPGTHTKPTTVPGTHTKPTTVPGTHTKPTTVPGTHTKPTTVPGTHGNMTGAPGKTSTVTSSTIGIVLSVGGVAVIRQVL